The genome window AGAAAAGTGGCAATGCCTTCTCATGGTAGAACATAAACATCTATATTTTCCGATAATCTAGTGGgattttctcattttgtcactGAATATTTTTTTACAACTAATTACATGGGTAATCGCCCAAAGGAGAAGCACCaccaatttaatttattatgtacTTATATTTCAAAGCAGAAATTAAGCTCCCCAGCACATATTATTAGTTATTGGTGAAAAAGGTTAAACTCTTCTTCACACTTGTATGAAACTGGCATGTTAATGGAGTTGATTCAGTCAATTAAAGTTGAGTGTCTACCAGTggaaacatcaaacacaaaatcaTTTTTGAGAATACTTAGTTTCATTGTCAACTGTGAGAGAACAGACAGTAAAATCCAGGAATCAACCTCGCATACAACTACATGAGATCACACAAGCATTTCTTCTTTGTCGATCCAGCAGCGGAAAATATGTCAGTCATGAAAATACTGCTAAAAGGAAATTCACAGATTGAAAGCAATGCCAGAAATCTTAAGCATTAAGGCTAAAAATGTCCAACACACTCACATAACCGCAGGTCCCTAATTTATCAAATGAAAGCGGCCCCTacgaaacagaaagaaaaaaaaaatcattttaattgACGTTAATAAACATGGAAGATCAATTAAAGACTAGAAATTGCAAAGGAGAAGCTCTTACTTGAACTCCATTTGAATCACAAATAACCGAGACAGAGAGTGAGCAATTATGCTTTAGCCTATAACTTGACATTGTCACAGTGACACCCCTGTCAGGATTCTGTTTATCTGTGAATGGAAACACAGGAAAagtataaaattttaaattaatttgcaGATAGAAGTTTGGAATTTAGAGACATGGAGATCCATGCCAATATCATGGTGGTCTCACGTAACATCATCCTAAATTCCAGGCACTGAGAACAAATATTGGCATATGCTATTTTGATATAATAAAGACACCAGACAAACCAACAACTGCATGCAGCTACCACCCTGAGTGCATGAATAAATTTTCCTACCGATGATGTCAATGACCACACTTGAGGCATGTCCAACAGTTGTGCAAACAGGGTAACCTGCATGTACCACACAGATGTTATAAGAAGCAGAAAAAATAAGTCTTTCACACTCACCACCATACTAACTTTACCAGAAAAGAATAGGAAGCATTCTTACTTTGTCCTTTTTTGTTCAGAAACTAAACAAAGAGTTACCTTCTAATATGTTAAAAGCCAATAATGTCAACTTAAAATTTTCCAGATTTTGGTACAAAGTATTCAAAAGTAAACCTGAATCAGCTCCAGGACCCAAATGAATGTTCTATGACACCCTGTTGAAAAATGGTTAGACTAATTTCAACCTTCTTGACATATTCTTCATCCAGTCGCATATGGTATTAGCACATTCTGAAATTGACTCTCGAAGTTTCCGTTCACACTCAACCATGTATGGAATCATTCACTCACAATGGAAAAGACTCGTGTCATGGGAAACCATAACCAGCCATTCTTTTTCAAGCTCCCCAAGCCTTCACAATTTGGAAAGACCATAGAACTTACAAGACCTCTAAAATGGGAGACATACGATAGCCCTCCATGAAAACCATAATGCATTATCACCTCCAAACATCAGATGATTATGCAGTTTTTTCCTTAACAACGAACTAAGTTTCCAACAAGCCAACCATTGACAAATACAAAGTATCAACCAGATGCAGGAAATATGTAataatgtgtatgtaaagcccAACCATTTACCTCCTATGTCATTTGACACCAGGGCACTACATTCCATGCCACAATGTGAAGGACCCCCACAGTCCTACATTATCAAATAAACAGTTTTGTTAATAGAAACAGCTTGCACAGCTGCAGGgtctaaattttatttatattaacgAAAGCAATGAAAATGTAATAAAGCACGTCAAGAAGCATAAAAATGCAGCAGGTGGCAACAGGCATTCAAGGACATAATACAAACCGTGCAATGTTCTGAATTACACTAAAACAGGAAAGTCTTTGGAAAGCCAGCAGGCATCTTAAGGTTGTTATACCTAGAGAACATCTCATTGTAAGACCGAGATAGCAAACATTAAAGATAGCACCCCAATCTAAAAATAAGTAACCTGAAAGTAACGAAAGAACAATCCACAATTGCAAATGAAACGGTGAAAATGCTGTCATTCATAAGATGCATAATCTTTACTGTTTTTTCCCTTGCACTATGGATGAACAGGACAAGATTTCAATAGAACTAGAGAAGTAATTACCGAGCAGTCCACGCAGCTTGGTAGATCATGACTGAAAATCATTCCATTGCAGAGCTGCTCCACACGGTCaacgaaaacaaaataaataacaaatcaagCTTATATAACAAAGTATGAAGTATATAAAATGCTTGCCCACAGGCACAACTTCCATCTCATGGAGTCAAGCACCATGTATGAATGTCATCCTACAACAATTATAATTCTCATATGGTTCACATAATAAACATTACAGGATCCTTTAAACTAAATCAAGAGATATCAATTGTGCCTGATGGCAGACAATTGCTGTCATTTACCATATCAGGCAGAAGCTAGGGTCGAGAAATATCAGTGAACACTAAAACAATTTACATTAGTCAAAGTAAGAAATATGGTAATAAAGAAATAATTTGTAACCTGATGGAGCCAACCTGAAACCAGAGCACAGTGTCGTTCACTGCCACCTTATAGAATCTGGAGCAGTAACATTAACAAAAAAAGGGGAAGGCTTATTTCTCTTAATAAGAATCTGCATTGACAAATGCTACTACCCACTACCCAGCATATAATGAATGCTTAATTCAATttggaaaacaaaagaaataagcACATCAGCATATTTTATGAAGGCAAATTATTACAAGGTCAATAAAGATGCAATTTAATAAACCCACAAAGATTTTTGACTTTTTAGTTTACTCAGTTGCAAGAAGTTAGAGCAAGACAACTTAAAAGCTACAGTTAAAGTAAAGATCAAACCAATAAAATGCTAAATCAGATTGAGTAAGATAGCAATAACACATGTACTTTCCTCTCTGAATCGTTTATATCAAACTGTGTCAAAGTCAATAAAAGTCACTCAACCAATTCATTTGTAGAATTAGACACATATGCATATGCTATCACAAAACGTCTATTAATTACATAAATATGCATATACTATCACAAAACGCCCATTATTACGGCAAGAAATAATTTTTATGTAATTCATAAATGCAAAGCTCACTCCTGAAGGAAAAGTGAGAATACCCAGATCAATAAACAGAGTAAATCTATCTCTATACCATATATGCACACAAAGGGAGAAAGAACAAGAGAGTACCCGTCTTCGCTGAGGACCCCGTGAGGGAAATTAGGGATAGGAGAAGCCAAACTATAGTTGTAGAGCTTTTGACCGTCGGTGAAACTGAAGTCACAAACAGCAGACACCGAGTTGGGCGATGCGACTCGGAGTAATATCGGTATGAAAAGGATTGTAAGGAGCAAGCTCAAGTGACGATGCTCGCCTTCAACCATCATCCTTTCACTAAACAATGGAACCCAAACACTCTGTTCACTGATTCATTGTTGTTGTAGCCCGATACGAATTGTTGGACGGCatggaagaagaacaagaaggtCCCAAAAAGGGGAACGCACAAGGATGTTTCCAATTGAGAAGAGAGAAAATCCGAACTCGCGGGGATTTGTTGGGCACCCTAAAGTCCTAATTCCTGAAGAGCTTTTTCACCTATTTCCCTCGAAGCCTCGCTACTTTATTGAAATACATAAAATGCCCCAATTGTCACTTTTTTTTCCCATAAGAGCAGGGTTTAGTAAATGAGttctcttaaaaaaataataatttgggTTTTATTACCAGCACaagttttttaaaatacaaGAGGAGGATGGGTGATACTAGAATTCGAGACTTGATGACCTCACATGTTACCGAATGAATTCAAGAACGATTTAATGTAGACTTCATGTATcatattattatataataataGAAAATCTCACTGGCATAGGCAACAAAAAAGCAAATGCCCAGAAGGATTCATCCAGCTTATTGACTCAAGTTACATTCACAGTGAAGCAAGAGTTGATGGAGATGGTTAAAGGAAAAAGTGTAATGAGTTGCTTGTAGATACATGGTAAAATTCAGTGCAGTTAGCATCAACCGAACTCAAAAAACCATATCAAACAGAACTGCAAGAAATCAATTCCTTGATCCAAAAATGAATGTACAGACATCTTTTATATTTCTCTTCAACAGCTACTATTGTCACTTCTCCAAAACGACAATCGAGAAAAAAGAGAACCCAGTGATCCCATTGCCATGAAAGGTTCCGTCTTGGTTGTTGTCACCATTCCATTTGTATCTGCTTGAACGGGAGAGTCTCTCCAGAACTTGATAACAAGGagattttcttcttctgttgcTCTCTGAACAATA of Tripterygium wilfordii isolate XIE 37 chromosome 13, ASM1340144v1, whole genome shotgun sequence contains these proteins:
- the LOC120013264 gene encoding uncharacterized protein LOC120013264, which encodes MMVEGEHRHLSLLLTILFIPILLRVASPNSVSAVCDFSFTDGQKLYNYSLASPIPNFPHGVLSEDGFYKVAVNDTVLWFQLCNGMIFSHDLPSCVDCSDCGGPSHCGMECSALVSNDIGGYPVCTTVGHASSVVIDIIDKQNPDRGVTVTMSSYRLKHNCSLSVSVICDSNGVQGPLSFDKLGTCGYTTSLRHPAGCATVVSVHGKGWGWFGTLMIIILCLFGAYLLAGMVYRFFALGVRGIDVLPNLEFWARIPWGIQGFFASLVRKFRGPSHGYRSSYSPVNF